CTCGACCACGAAGCTTCTCGTCGCCGCGTCCACGGCGCGCACGACGTTGGTGACCCTTCCTTCGAAGATCTCCTCGGGGTAGGGATCCACGCGCGCCCGAACGATCTGACCGTGTTGCACCGAGGCGAGATATCGTTCGGGCAAACGAAACCGCACTCTCAAAGGCGAGACCTGGACGATGACGAAGGCAACCGTTGCTTCGCCGAGACGTTCACCCACATCGGTCCTCCGTTCGGCGACGATACCGTCGATGGGCGACACGAGGACGACGTCGTCGAGTCGTTGCTGGGCGAGGGCCCGAGAGGCTTCGGCTTCGGCGAGCGCCGCTTCGGCCTGGTCGAGCACCGCTTTGGTGCGATCGTAGAGCGCTTGGGAGACCGAGCCCTTCTCGAGCAGATCTTGCTTTCGCTCGAAGTCGCGCCGGGCCTCTTCGACCGCGGCTCGATTACGAGCCAGCGCGGCTTCGGCGCGGTCCCTCTCGAGGCGCAGGTAGTCGCTCTCGATCTCGAGAAGCGGCTGGCCCTTGCGCACCCGCGCGCCGTCGTCCACGAAGACTCTCCCCACCCGGCCAGGAAACTTGGCGGAGAGCTCGGATCGGACGGGCGAGACGAGCTCACCGGTTTCGACGAGGACCGACGAGGTCTCCGTTGGCATCGTTTCGGCGACTGCGGCGAGTCCTCGCTGAACGTCCTCGGGGAGCGGTGCGGGTGTGACATCCGCTTCCGCTTTCGCTGGCTCGAGGGGCTCGCTCTGCCTGCCACAGGCCGCGAGACAGGCCAGCGCGAAGACGAGGCCTGTCACGCACTCGATGCGATGCTTCGTCATGGTGTCGACTCCTGGCCCAGCGCGACCTCGCTCAACGAGCCGGCAGCATACCAGACCTCGATCTCGGCGGCGTAGACGAGGAGCCTTCCCGTGGCGACGGCGCGGCGAGCGTCGGCGAGCGCGGCCTCGGAAACCTGGAGGTCGAGCGACGTCAACTCCTGGTTGCGGTACAGCTCCGAGGTCTGAGCATACTCCGCCTCGGCGGTCCGGAGCTGCTCCTCGGCGAGAGACAGGTTCGTACGGCTTGCTTCCACGTCGAAAAGCGCGATCCTGATGTCTTCTCTCACGGTTCGCTGGATCTCCTCGA
This is a stretch of genomic DNA from Vicinamibacteria bacterium. It encodes these proteins:
- a CDS encoding TolC family protein codes for the protein FPIVTADAGFVRQKTTFPRDTYGFGALRVSVPIYQGGEVGARVAIAKEQVQQAALALEEIQRTVREDIRIALFDVEASRTNLSLAEEQLRTAEAEYAQTSELYRNQELTSLDLQVSEAALADARRAVATGRLLVYAAEIEVWYAAGSLSEVALGQESTP
- a CDS encoding efflux RND transporter periplasmic adaptor subunit, encoding MTKHRIECVTGLVFALACLAACGRQSEPLEPAKAEADVTPAPLPEDVQRGLAAVAETMPTETSSVLVETGELVSPVRSELSAKFPGRVGRVFVDDGARVRKGQPLLEIESDYLRLERDRAEAALARNRAAVEEARRDFERKQDLLEKGSVSQALYDRTKAVLDQAEAALAEAEASRALAQQRLDDVVLVSPIDGIVAERRTDVGERLGEATVAFVIVQVSPLRVRFRLPERYLASVQHGQIVRARVDPYPEEIFEGRVTNVVRAVDAATRSFVVEAEIPNRDERLKPGLFARVELDLDEEKIS